Proteins encoded in a region of the Pseudomonas denitrificans (nom. rej.) genome:
- the codA gene encoding cytosine deaminase — protein MKIINASLRKQTGLFTIRCEGDVIAEVVQQAGTVEACGDDIDARGNLAIAPLVEPHIHLDATLTAGEPEWNMSGTLFEGIERWAQRKETITHEDTKSRAHTTIRMLAAHGIQHVRTHVDVTDPTLAALKAMVEVREEARHLVDLQIVAFPQEGIESYEGGRELMEEAIRLGADVVGGIPHFENTREQGVSSIKFLMDLAERTGCLVDVHCDETDDPNSRFLEVLAEEARVRGMGGRVTASHTTAMGSYDNAYCSKLFRLLKRSGINFVSCPTESIHLQGRFDTFPKRRGVTRVAEIDRAGMNVCFGQDSIKDPWYPLGNGNILRVLDAGLHICHMMGFDDLQRALDLVTDNSARALNLGARYGIAAGRPANLLVLGVESDYEAVRQQTKALYSIRNGRVLMKREPEQVELVEG, from the coding sequence ATGAAGATCATCAACGCCTCGCTGCGCAAGCAGACCGGCCTGTTCACCATCCGCTGCGAAGGCGACGTCATCGCCGAGGTCGTGCAGCAAGCCGGCACCGTGGAGGCCTGCGGCGACGACATCGACGCCCGCGGCAACCTGGCCATCGCCCCGCTGGTGGAGCCGCACATCCACCTCGACGCCACCCTGACCGCCGGCGAGCCGGAATGGAACATGAGCGGCACGCTGTTCGAGGGCATCGAGCGCTGGGCCCAGCGCAAGGAAACCATTACCCATGAGGACACCAAGTCCCGTGCCCACACCACCATCCGCATGCTGGCCGCCCACGGCATCCAGCATGTGCGTACCCACGTCGACGTGACCGATCCGACCCTGGCGGCACTCAAGGCCATGGTGGAGGTACGTGAGGAAGCGCGGCACCTGGTGGACCTGCAGATCGTTGCTTTCCCGCAGGAGGGCATCGAGTCCTACGAGGGCGGCCGCGAGCTGATGGAAGAGGCGATCCGCCTGGGCGCCGACGTGGTTGGTGGCATCCCGCACTTCGAGAACACCCGCGAGCAGGGCGTCAGCTCGATCAAGTTCCTGATGGACCTGGCCGAGCGCACCGGCTGCTTGGTGGACGTGCACTGCGACGAGACCGACGATCCGAACTCGCGCTTCCTCGAAGTGCTCGCCGAAGAAGCCCGCGTGCGCGGCATGGGCGGTCGCGTCACCGCCAGCCACACCACGGCGATGGGCTCCTACGACAATGCGTACTGCTCCAAGCTGTTCCGCCTGCTCAAGCGTTCGGGCATCAACTTCGTCTCCTGCCCGACCGAGAGCATCCACCTGCAGGGCCGCTTCGACACCTTCCCGAAACGCCGCGGCGTGACCCGCGTGGCCGAGATCGACCGCGCCGGCATGAACGTCTGCTTCGGCCAGGATTCGATCAAGGACCCGTGGTACCCGCTGGGCAACGGCAACATCCTGCGCGTGCTGGATGCCGGCCTGCACATCTGCCACATGATGGGCTTCGACGACCTGCAGCGCGCGCTGGACCTGGTCACCGACAACAGCGCCCGCGCGCTGAACCTGGGCGCGCGCTACGGCATCGCCGCCGGCCGTCCGGCCAACCTGCTGGTGCTGGGTGTGGAGAGCGACTACGAAGCGGTGCGCCAGCAGACCAAGGCGCTGTACTCGATCCGCAATGGCCGCGTTCTGATGAAGCGCGAGCCGGAGCAGGTGGAGCTGGTCGAGGGCTGA
- a CDS encoding carboxymuconolactone decarboxylase family protein, protein MSARIEWPKAAPDAYKAMLGLEQALAKSGLETSLLELVRLRASQINGCAYCVNMHANDARKAGETEARLQTLSVWEETRFFTERERAALAWVESLTRLPEKHAPQDQFDALREQFSEAEIVNLTLAIATINAWNRFGVGMAMVP, encoded by the coding sequence ATGAGCGCACGAATCGAATGGCCCAAGGCCGCCCCTGACGCCTACAAGGCCATGCTCGGCCTGGAGCAGGCCCTGGCCAAGTCCGGGCTGGAAACCTCGCTGCTGGAGTTGGTGCGCCTGCGCGCCTCGCAGATCAACGGCTGCGCCTACTGCGTTAACATGCACGCCAATGACGCGCGCAAGGCCGGCGAGACCGAGGCACGGCTGCAAACCCTGAGCGTCTGGGAGGAAACCCGCTTCTTCACCGAACGCGAGCGCGCCGCGCTGGCCTGGGTGGAAAGCCTCACCCGCCTGCCGGAAAAACACGCCCCGCAGGACCAGTTCGACGCCCTGCGCGAGCAGTTCAGCGAAGCCGAGATCGTCAACCTGACCCTGGCGATTGCCACCATCAATGCGTGGAACCGTTTTGGCGTCGGCATGGCGATGGTGCCCTGA
- the pedF gene encoding cytochrome c-550 PedF, translated as MNNKNVLCGLLLVAGLGVSGLALSHGNVTPQAVDTSGLEPLGKEWRDTNPYREPYANHAKAVEIGASAYNQNCARCHGLEAKSGGIAPDLRMLDVGAEGDEWFKERVINGAVRDGAVYMPKMADYISQEGLWAIRTYLDSVHVEE; from the coding sequence ATGAACAACAAGAACGTGCTGTGTGGCCTGCTGTTAGTGGCCGGCCTGGGTGTTTCGGGTCTGGCCCTGTCCCACGGCAATGTGACGCCCCAGGCAGTGGATACCTCGGGGCTGGAACCGCTGGGCAAGGAATGGCGCGACACCAACCCCTACCGCGAGCCCTACGCCAACCACGCCAAGGCGGTGGAGATCGGCGCCTCGGCCTACAACCAGAACTGTGCGCGCTGCCACGGCCTGGAGGCCAAGTCCGGCGGCATCGCCCCCGACCTGCGCATGCTCGACGTCGGCGCCGAAGGGGATGAGTGGTTCAAGGAGCGGGTGATCAACGGCGCGGTGCGCGACGGCGCCGTGTACATGCCGAAGATGGCCGACTACATCAGCCAGGAAGGCCTCTGGGCGATCCGCACCTACCTGGACAGCGTGCACGTGGAAGAGTGA
- a CDS encoding quinoprotein dehydrogenase-associated SoxYZ-like carrier, translated as MMHRRELLLGICALPLLAAAVEGDPMPSVMWEYHHKRLLDGEPYVFDERVKLGVPPFAEDARQVPVEVDARALPGRFDRLLLWAELNPIPHVLTLYPGEHLEPLLAVRIRIEQATPIRAALRDEKGVWHVGSAWIDAAGGGCTAPSVVRAQPGWEDRLGQVHGESFARGEYSRVRLSVSHPMDNGLVGGIPEFYLDHAELRGPDGEIFARLDLFPAVSENPTFTFEVRGHPHTQLWLHDNNGNEFQAALR; from the coding sequence ATGATGCACAGGCGCGAACTGCTGCTCGGGATCTGCGCGCTGCCGCTGCTGGCGGCGGCGGTGGAGGGCGACCCGATGCCCTCGGTGATGTGGGAGTACCACCACAAGCGTCTGCTCGATGGCGAACCCTACGTCTTCGATGAGCGGGTGAAACTGGGCGTGCCGCCGTTCGCCGAGGACGCCCGCCAGGTCCCGGTGGAAGTGGACGCCCGCGCCTTGCCGGGGCGCTTCGACCGGCTGCTGCTGTGGGCCGAGCTGAACCCGATTCCCCATGTGCTGACGCTCTATCCGGGCGAGCATCTGGAGCCGTTGCTGGCGGTGCGCATCCGCATCGAGCAGGCCACGCCGATCCGCGCCGCGCTGCGGGACGAGAAGGGCGTCTGGCATGTCGGCTCGGCCTGGATCGATGCCGCCGGTGGCGGCTGCACCGCGCCCAGCGTGGTGCGTGCGCAGCCGGGCTGGGAAGACCGCCTCGGCCAGGTGCACGGTGAGTCCTTCGCCAGGGGCGAATACAGCCGGGTGCGCCTGTCGGTCTCGCACCCGATGGACAACGGGCTGGTCGGCGGCATCCCCGAGTTCTACCTGGATCACGCCGAGCTGCGTGGGCCGGACGGGGAAATCTTCGCCCGCCTGGACCTGTTCCCGGCGGTGAGCGAGAACCCCACCTTCACTTTCGAGGTGCGCGGTCATCCGCACACGCAGCTCTGGCTGCACGACAACAACGGCAACGAATTCCAGGCCGCTCTGCGCTGA
- a CDS encoding quinoprotein relay system zinc metallohydrolase 1, producing the protein MRFLLFALACLCLPALADLQYHLEPRRIAEGTWLVEGSTDNFAKDNGGAIVNVAFIDTGDGVLVIDTGPSKRYGEALRGLIQQTTGKPVKRVLLTHHHPDHVLGNQAFTDVPIGALAGTGKLLKEQGNAMAENMYRLVGDWMRGTEVVLPTEAVEPGIVQMGSHRFRLVGLRGHTGADLAILDETTGVLFAGDIVFYQRALTTPNSPGLDVWLGDIDTLQELPWKLIVPGHGPVATDAAPFAQMRDYLGWLDGVMRDGIGQGADMNDLLRAPIPERFAGVSLTRYELIRSVSHLYPRYEQKALPRVDEQ; encoded by the coding sequence ATGCGTTTCCTCCTGTTCGCCCTGGCCTGCCTGTGCCTGCCGGCACTCGCCGACCTGCAGTACCACCTCGAACCCCGGCGGATCGCCGAAGGCACCTGGCTGGTGGAGGGCAGTACCGACAACTTCGCCAAGGACAACGGTGGCGCCATCGTCAACGTCGCCTTCATCGACACTGGCGACGGCGTACTGGTGATCGATACCGGCCCGTCGAAACGCTACGGCGAAGCCCTGCGTGGGCTGATCCAGCAAACCACCGGCAAGCCGGTGAAGCGCGTGCTGCTCACCCATCACCACCCCGACCACGTGCTGGGCAACCAGGCCTTCACCGATGTGCCCATCGGTGCGCTGGCCGGCACCGGCAAGCTGCTGAAAGAGCAGGGCAACGCCATGGCGGAGAACATGTACCGCCTGGTCGGCGACTGGATGCGCGGCACGGAGGTGGTGCTGCCCACCGAGGCCGTGGAGCCGGGTATCGTGCAGATGGGCAGTCACCGGTTTCGGCTGGTCGGCCTGCGCGGGCATACCGGCGCGGACCTGGCGATACTCGACGAGACCACCGGCGTGCTGTTCGCCGGCGATATCGTTTTCTACCAGCGCGCGCTGACCACTCCGAACAGTCCGGGGCTGGATGTGTGGCTGGGCGATATCGACACGCTGCAGGAACTGCCCTGGAAGCTCATCGTTCCCGGTCACGGCCCCGTTGCCACCGATGCGGCGCCCTTTGCGCAGATGCGCGACTACCTCGGCTGGCTCGATGGCGTGATGCGCGACGGCATCGGCCAGGGCGCCGACATGAACGACCTCCTGCGCGCGCCCATCCCCGAGCGCTTCGCCGGCGTCAGTCTGACGCGCTACGAGCTGATCCGCAGCGTCAGCCATCTCTATCCGCGTTACGAGCAGAAGGCGCTGCCGCGCGTCGACGAGCAGTGA